TTATTTCCACACGTTATTTATCTCTTCAACTGCCTTTCCTAAATCCTCTTTTGTCTTTTCCCCATCCCATAAAACAAGGGCATGTTTACATAACACTTTATTTTTCGGTGGTATTTCAAACGTCTCTTTCCATAAGTTTCGTGTTGCAGATATATACACAAAAGGTGTTCTCATCGTAAACCAGCGAGATGGAAAACGAAGACTTTCCTGTGAGTCTACTATTAGCAAAGTGAACGTTCCTATTTCGTTTTTTACCACAATTCCACACCACGGAGCATTACGGAGATATTCATCACCTCGAACATTCTCCAAATTATCTTCTACGGGGGTAATAATATTTACATTTTCTAAAGGTGTCTTTAAAAGTCGCATTCCTAATCCGAAGTAATGATGCCCAGAAAGTTTAGCAGTATCTGTATCTGATGGATTCTCGAGGTGTGTTTCCCAAAATATTACATTGGCATTTTCCTGTGCCCAATATCCAGATGAAACTTTCCGTATCTCTGTTAATTGAGGGGTATCATTTGCGGGGCTTTTCCAGTTTAACTCTTCAATAAATGAACTCATTGTTATCGTTGTATTTGTATCTATATTCACAGCAGAAAATGTTTGGTGGATTTGATGTCCACTCTTTTCACTTTCTTCCCAATAATTTGTATCACCTACCTGAATAGCAAACATGAGACCATGATGGTGAAGATGGTCATGTGGAGCATCTTCTAAAACTTGCAATCCTGACGGAGTATAGAAACATTTGATATAGGGTTTAAATGGGACTTTTGTATATCGGTAATCAGCTATTTTCCTCTGGCCATAAAAGAAAGATAAAAATTCATCATTTATGGTTATGTTGCTATTTTCAGCAAAGGTATTTATAGTAAACATAAGTAAAAATATTATGGCTATAAATACATAGCAGTTTTTCATTTTTAGTTCCTTTATATTACGGTTTACCTGCTTTTACATTATATAGTTTATTATGCAGTGAAATGATGATACCGTTCAACTTAGGATTAGTTTATGTGTAAAATACCTTATCTTATTAAAGTTCTAAGAACCCCATAGCGGGGCAAATGTTAAACAATATACAGATAATAAGGAATAGACAAAAGATTTATGATATATTAGAAAGTGCCAAATTTATCATATTTAAATGAAAAATGAACAAACTATGCTCTTAAACTATGTTCAGCATATCCGAGTCCATACCCCATGAAAACTCCACGGGCTATCAAATCCCTAATTTTAAATCCGATGTTTGATGATAATTCCCCAAAACCCAGATAATTTTTCTTTAATATATTTAATTCAATAGATGTAACTTTTTCGAAAAGAAGTTCAATTGCTGGTTGGTCATCAAGCAATCTGAAAAATACTACATTTTTACTGTTTGGTTGAGGTGGAACTATTATATTATTGTATTCCGTCATCAGGGTTGGGTCGTATTTAATACCTCGTTGCAATAAGGGTCTTTTAATGTTAGCAATTAATTGATATGCGACAAAGATAAGGTAACCTGAATAAACGGCATGCATGAAACATATTTTAATTTGATTGATATCATTATAAGAGAAATTTTTTACTATTGGGAACGAATTAGTTAAATCGTTCATTAATTGATTAGAAAACTGGCTAAACCCTTCAAAAGCTCCGTCTTCTATGGATTGATTTAAAAGTTTTGCATCTTCTGGTGAAAGGGCATTTAGTCTATCCCATTGTTGTGCTATTTGTTGATAGTAAATCATAGGTTGTTTATCCTTTCTCTTTTAAGATTTCCTATTAAAACAAAAATCTTTTTAATGTTTTAATAGTATTTTTCTGTAAAAACTCTACGTTACCATTATAGACTTATCTTGTCCCTAAAACAACCCTACTTTTGAAAAATTTGTATTTTCTGGATTAGGTAAGCCACAATAATCTTCTACAAGTGAAAAAAGATAATCCATTATATTCAATGGAACATCTTCATTAATTTCAATATTTAGCATTAATCCGCCTTCAGGCAAATAGAACGCATCGAAGATTTCATCAATATGCTTTTTAATATCTGCCTTTTCTGCGACGGGAAATAATTGACGGTCAAGGTCGAGGTTAATAGCCACTTTACGGAACACATGTTCACGTAAGGGTTGAATACCATTGGCACGGGACTGAGGATTAAGTAGAGTTATTCCTAACTCGATGAGGTCCTGTATGATGGGCAA
This genomic interval from Candidatus Hydrogenedens sp. contains the following:
- a CDS encoding PmoA family protein, translating into MKNCYVFIAIIFLLMFTINTFAENSNITINDEFLSFFYGQRKIADYRYTKVPFKPYIKCFYTPSGLQVLEDAPHDHLHHHGLMFAIQVGDTNYWEESEKSGHQIHQTFSAVNIDTNTTITMSSFIEELNWKSPANDTPQLTEIRKVSSGYWAQENANVIFWETHLENPSDTDTAKLSGHHYFGLGMRLLKTPLENVNIITPVEDNLENVRGDEYLRNAPWCGIVVKNEIGTFTLLIVDSQESLRFPSRWFTMRTPFVYISATRNLWKETFEIPPKNKVLCKHALVLWDGEKTKEDLGKAVEEINNVWK